A genomic segment from Bacillus cereus G9842 encodes:
- a CDS encoding MFS transporter: MGSLRLHIENKKSNQELRNISLYSIAKTVSLFGSSIYSFALGLYVLQITGSALNFAISLILGTIPMIVMNPFAGVIADKVDKKKLVICMDLLSGLLLITVYILSSYYGLNLFIIYTTTFLMTVFTTFFGIGLEAVKPNMVTKERLMSINSISKIIDSISLILGPMLGGIVFAVFDMKTFIIINGISFILSAISILFINFKLCEQNINEECSIREINFIEDIKEGYSYLLERKSLKNTFSILISLNFFLGFAVTVPLPYIINTVLNLSSKQFGMIQGTFPIGMIVGAILVKKITDCFSYSYLLKKISFMLAIFMIVSGIPVLFKSIVVNNLVYVTTYCMIMFFLGFMIAQIDIPLMYFMQNEIPEEYRGRVLSIGLSLGKIMQPIALAISGLLLNFIPAYTLPIAGGIVFFTLNKILTNKLNLEIHSKDYSV; this comes from the coding sequence ATGGGAAGTTTACGATTACATATAGAAAATAAAAAAAGCAATCAAGAATTAAGAAATATTAGTTTATATTCAATTGCAAAAACAGTATCACTATTTGGTAGCTCTATTTATAGTTTTGCATTAGGATTGTATGTTTTACAAATAACCGGATCTGCGTTAAATTTTGCAATTTCGCTCATATTAGGAACGATTCCAATGATTGTTATGAATCCATTTGCCGGTGTCATTGCTGATAAGGTTGATAAAAAGAAACTGGTTATTTGTATGGATTTACTAAGCGGATTATTATTAATAACTGTTTATATATTAAGCAGCTATTATGGATTAAACTTATTCATCATTTATACTACTACCTTTCTTATGACAGTATTTACAACGTTTTTTGGAATAGGATTAGAGGCCGTAAAACCGAATATGGTTACTAAAGAACGGTTAATGAGTATTAATTCTATAAGTAAAATTATCGATTCTATATCTTTAATTTTAGGGCCTATGTTAGGGGGCATTGTTTTTGCAGTCTTTGATATGAAAACTTTTATAATTATTAACGGTATTTCATTTATCCTTTCGGCTATATCCATATTGTTTATAAACTTTAAATTGTGCGAGCAAAACATAAATGAGGAATGTTCAATTAGAGAAATTAATTTTATTGAAGATATAAAGGAGGGATACTCTTACTTATTGGAGCGGAAAAGCTTAAAAAATACTTTTAGTATTTTAATTTCACTTAATTTCTTTTTAGGCTTTGCTGTAACTGTTCCGTTGCCATACATTATTAACACAGTTCTCAATCTTAGTTCTAAGCAATTTGGTATGATTCAAGGGACTTTTCCGATAGGTATGATAGTTGGTGCAATATTAGTAAAAAAGATAACTGATTGTTTTTCTTATTCTTATCTATTGAAAAAAATAAGTTTTATGTTGGCAATTTTTATGATAGTTTCAGGAATACCTGTTTTATTTAAATCTATTGTAGTAAATAATTTGGTATATGTTACTACGTATTGCATGATTATGTTCTTTTTAGGGTTTATGATAGCACAAATTGATATTCCTTTAATGTATTTCATGCAAAATGAGATTCCTGAAGAATATAGAGGAAGAGTTCTTAGTATTGGATTAAGCTTAGGTAAAATAATGCAGCCAATAGCACTTGCAATATCAGGACTATTATTAAATTTCATTCCAGCCTACACGCTTCCCATTGCAGGGGGGATTGTATTTTTTACTTTGAATAAAATTTTAACAAATAAGTTAAATTTAGAAATTCATTCAAAAGATTATAGTGTTTAA